The following coding sequences lie in one Spartobacteria bacterium genomic window:
- the lysS gene encoding lysine--tRNA ligase: MQEEKQSGTGDEVFDQRVLNMEKLKSMGYEPFGHAFERTGDLVQVREGFEEGKQVRVAGRLVTRRSMGKSCFAHVQDGSGKFQIYVRRDVVGEDPYAAFKILDIGDQIGCVGTLFLTKTGEQSLKVESWELLSKALRPLPEKFHGLNDTETRYRQRYLDLIANPDVRDVFNKRIQIMREIRNFLADREFMEVETPMLQAQAGGATACPFKTYYNALSTDMYMRIAPELYLKQLMVGGFGKIFELNRNFRNEGLDRRHNPEFTMMEIYEAFGSMESMRQLVQDMIIHLAQKVFGRLKFTIGENEVDLSPEAWRSVPYKELVMEKAGADWFDLSREAKAQRAAEMGVDVDSAMTDVELTNEVYEKCVERTLINPTFVTRIPKELLPLAKRCADDPDLVDVFELEINGIEIAPGYTELNDPIDQRARLMEQAGDDTSKLDEEFLTALEHGMPPAGGMGVGIDRLVMILTESESIRDVILFPHLKPRD; this comes from the coding sequence ATGCAGGAAGAAAAACAGAGTGGTACGGGGGATGAAGTTTTTGATCAGCGGGTGCTGAATATGGAGAAGTTGAAATCCATGGGATATGAACCGTTTGGGCATGCTTTCGAGCGTACCGGTGACTTGGTGCAGGTGCGGGAAGGATTTGAAGAGGGGAAACAGGTTCGCGTGGCAGGAAGGCTGGTGACTCGGCGGTCGATGGGGAAAAGCTGTTTTGCGCATGTGCAGGATGGTTCGGGAAAATTTCAGATTTATGTGCGCAGGGATGTGGTGGGTGAAGATCCGTATGCGGCATTTAAAATTCTGGACATTGGTGATCAGATTGGTTGTGTGGGTACACTGTTTTTGACGAAGACCGGAGAGCAGTCGTTGAAGGTGGAATCGTGGGAACTGCTTTCCAAGGCACTGCGTCCGCTGCCGGAGAAGTTTCATGGTCTGAATGATACAGAAACGCGGTATCGTCAGCGGTATCTGGATCTGATAGCCAATCCGGATGTGCGCGATGTGTTTAATAAACGGATTCAGATTATGCGTGAAATTCGCAATTTTCTGGCTGACCGTGAATTTATGGAAGTGGAAACCCCGATGCTGCAGGCGCAGGCGGGCGGTGCGACGGCCTGTCCGTTTAAGACCTATTATAATGCGCTGAGTACGGATATGTATATGCGTATTGCGCCGGAACTGTATTTGAAGCAGCTGATGGTGGGCGGATTTGGCAAGATTTTCGAACTGAACAGGAATTTCCGTAATGAGGGACTGGATCGCCGTCATAATCCTGAATTCACGATGATGGAAATTTACGAAGCATTCGGTAGCATGGAAAGCATGCGCCAGCTTGTGCAGGACATGATTATTCATTTGGCGCAGAAGGTATTTGGCCGGTTGAAATTCACCATTGGTGAAAATGAAGTTGATTTATCGCCAGAGGCCTGGAGGTCGGTTCCTTACAAAGAGCTCGTGATGGAGAAGGCGGGTGCGGACTGGTTTGATTTGTCCCGGGAAGCGAAAGCGCAGCGAGCCGCAGAAATGGGCGTTGACGTTGATTCGGCGATGACAGACGTGGAATTAACCAATGAGGTGTATGAAAAATGCGTGGAACGCACGCTGATCAATCCGACTTTTGTAACTCGTATACCCAAAGAGCTATTGCCTTTGGCCAAGCGCTGTGCGGATGATCCAGATTTGGTGGATGTTTTCGAACTGGAAATCAACGGCATAGAAATCGCTCCGGGATATACGGAACTGAACGATCCCATCGATCAGCGCGCCCGTCTGATGGAACAGGCCGGTGACGACACATCGAAACTGGATGAAGAATTCTTGACTGCTTTGGAACACGGCATGCCACCTGCGGGCGGAATGGGTGTGGGCATCGATCGTCTGGTCATGATTCTGACGGAATCGGAATCGATTCGCGATGTCATTCTGTTTCCCCATTTGAAACCACGGGACTAG
- a CDS encoding ABC transporter permease: MALPCSLFLALKYLRPKRTFISTVTVLSVLGVLLGVAVLIIVLSVMSGFDDMWRDKILGFNAHITVSGWTVVDNDAALIREINKVPGVTGSAPYIQGLVFVQKDDRLHTPIMRGIDPDLEATISRVPEHMKSGVFSVDDDEMVIGADMARRLGVRVGDSVLVYSPRSFMSSDELFLPKELTISGIFEVGMWDFDMGYALVSMDTARDLSGLSSGVHGIQVMTENPYAANETSAEIRDAIGPGYSIQTWMQMNRQLFSALKVEKNMMFFLLIFITVVAAFGITNTLITMTVQKTREIGLLKALGYPSGTIMRIFLWQGWISGLIGTVSGIITGLLVVHFRNDMMGWLSRTFGWELFPKELYHLTEIPASISVVDISLIALAVMVICTFAGVIPAYRAARLEPARALRYE; this comes from the coding sequence ATGGCGCTGCCCTGTTCGCTTTTTTTAGCGCTGAAATACTTACGGCCGAAACGCACGTTTATCTCTACGGTAACCGTGCTTTCGGTTTTGGGTGTGTTGCTGGGTGTGGCGGTATTGATCATTGTTTTGTCGGTGATGTCAGGATTTGATGATATGTGGCGTGACAAAATCCTGGGATTTAACGCTCATATCACGGTTTCCGGCTGGACGGTGGTGGACAATGACGCGGCACTGATACGGGAAATCAATAAAGTTCCCGGAGTAACCGGATCGGCCCCCTACATACAGGGACTGGTTTTTGTGCAAAAGGATGACCGTTTGCACACGCCGATTATGCGGGGTATTGATCCTGATTTAGAAGCGACGATCAGCCGCGTGCCGGAGCATATGAAAAGCGGCGTATTTTCTGTGGATGACGATGAAATGGTCATCGGTGCAGATATGGCACGGCGTCTGGGAGTACGGGTGGGCGACTCCGTCCTTGTGTATTCCCCGCGATCCTTTATGTCATCGGACGAACTGTTTTTACCCAAAGAATTAACTATCAGCGGCATTTTTGAGGTCGGGATGTGGGATTTTGATATGGGATATGCGCTGGTGTCGATGGATACCGCGCGGGATCTCAGCGGTCTTTCCTCGGGAGTACACGGCATTCAGGTCATGACAGAAAATCCCTATGCCGCGAACGAAACCTCGGCAGAAATACGTGATGCCATCGGTCCGGGCTACAGCATACAGACATGGATGCAGATGAATCGTCAGTTATTCTCCGCGTTAAAGGTGGAAAAAAACATGATGTTCTTCTTACTGATATTCATCACGGTGGTGGCGGCATTCGGCATAACCAACACGTTAATCACCATGACCGTACAGAAAACGCGGGAGATCGGGCTGTTAAAGGCGCTGGGATATCCGTCGGGAACGATCATGCGCATATTTCTCTGGCAGGGATGGATTTCCGGTTTGATCGGAACGGTATCGGGAATCATCACCGGGCTGCTGGTGGTGCATTTCAGAAACGACATGATGGGGTGGCTCTCCCGAACTTTTGGCTGGGAACTGTTCCCCAAGGAACTGTACCATCTGACAGAAATTCCGGCATCCATCTCGGTGGTTGATATTTCACTGATCGCATTGGCCGTGATGGTGATCTGCACCTTTGCCGGTGTCATACCTGCGTACCGGGCCGCCCGATTAGAACCTGCGAGGGCCCTGCGCTATGAGTAA
- a CDS encoding ABC transporter ATP-binding protein produces the protein MLKMEQVHKSYKELAVPLHILKGVTLDVSEGVIWSIMGSSGAGKSTLLHVMGGLDRPTSGRVVFMGQDIYRLSSARRSRLLAAEIGFVFQSYHLLPELTVLENVMLPAMGLRGAWRSQARNRARAMELLTRVGLEPRHDHRPTELSGGEQQRASLARSLMNGPSLLLADEPTGNLDSETGGTVLDYLFEMVREHGITMLMVTHDDLVARRADAIHHLRDGMLDCDLSSAAEGVT, from the coding sequence ATCCTTAAGATGGAACAGGTACACAAGTCCTACAAAGAACTGGCGGTTCCGCTGCACATTCTCAAGGGCGTTACACTGGACGTAAGCGAGGGTGTCATCTGGTCGATCATGGGCAGCAGCGGCGCGGGAAAAAGTACCCTGCTGCATGTGATGGGGGGGCTGGATCGTCCCACGAGCGGCCGGGTGGTCTTCATGGGGCAGGACATCTATCGATTATCGTCAGCCAGGCGGTCCCGCCTGCTGGCGGCAGAGATCGGCTTCGTATTTCAATCCTATCATTTATTGCCGGAACTGACGGTACTGGAAAACGTCATGCTTCCCGCCATGGGACTGCGCGGAGCGTGGCGCAGTCAGGCCAGGAACCGCGCTCGGGCGATGGAGCTGCTCACACGGGTGGGGCTGGAACCCCGGCATGATCATCGCCCCACGGAACTATCGGGTGGCGAACAGCAGCGAGCCTCTTTGGCACGATCCCTGATGAACGGTCCGTCCCTGCTGCTGGCGGACGAACCGACAGGCAATCTGGATTCAGAAACGGGCGGGACGGTGCTGGACTATCTTTTTGAAATGGTGCGAGAACATGGTATTACCATGCTGATGGTCACCCACGATGATCTTGTTGCCCGTCGGGCGGACGCCATACATCATCTGCGTGACGGCATGCTGGATTGTGACTTATCTTCAGCCGCCGAGGGCGTTACGTGA
- a CDS encoding PAS domain S-box protein, whose amino-acid sequence MKIKSKYQLAAGVAAIFFCALAVELTTSFYAADMTQTGKNLSHISAGHLVFSLFLICLSAFAGGALFIVLSSTDAIAQLIKYATDIADGQTASLQPVLRKNPWKTLAQRISRIDTALVNLQQAERRLRTELMPVFDNINVGIILTDDQGCIKRMNHLAATLSGWGKKEAVDRDLSDVFVIQDMQSGQYLPSPIMRAMEEKHFEENNNTTLFIARDTMTFNITYSCTRIDLDLDGEPNHEYIVIFEDITDRCALSTSLEENKTRYNEIINKLPVSFFICDLQGHIIDVNDTAESMFGYTRTELLATSLGELLSSEIPYDAAHVAALFKACKNDSVLEMEWLAKTKTGETLWTMLQLYKSQLAGSDVITVTMNDISKRKQAITAMESRIVALTRPLSADAPLHIDDLFNTKDLQKMQDHFSEAVRAASAIFDCNGTPITGASNFTQFCKLIRSSEQGRARCASSNAQITTCSAARCSSGGLWHAWAPITVGGRLIANWRIGQVRDESCSDERVVSFAEEIGVDPDELLKAFHEVPCMSRSQFQMVVEALEAFTNQLSTIAYQNVQQARFIAERKRAEDDLRTTLNSIGDAVIVTDPSGCITTMNPVAEQLTGWLKREALGQSITKVMNMVDPVTRAPRPCPAPCGQAVMHQEHSEQEAARCLLLSRDGSEYCIADSASLIQARPTSPVLGVVIVFRDITAEDALQKRLQQNRKMEALGQLAGGIAHDFNNMLGGILSSVDILQKHVHSEQGRKFLGLIDDAATEAADLTSKMLVFSRSSPVDFTPTDLNQVIVDTVEIARHGISKDIGLHTELLTDQHTINGDASLLQTLFLNLCINASQAIGRVGHIHIRTQLVELEDAFCKNSPFDLIPGKYIVCEVHDDGMGIESKDMDHLFEPFFSTKKMGKGTGLGLSTVYGIIKQHHGMITAFSVPSEGSVFKTYFPLISSVAVAPPMPSEYATYDDCTILVIDDDKIIRATNEAILEDMGYHVLLADSGESGVKVFEQNHRQLDAVVLDMIMPGMTGRDCFEQMAKIDPDVPVILSSGFTSDINIRAMQDQGLFETIVKPCPSKRLGEIIARAVTARRSHPLT is encoded by the coding sequence ATGAAAATCAAATCGAAATATCAGCTGGCAGCAGGAGTTGCTGCGATCTTTTTTTGTGCCCTTGCGGTGGAACTGACCACGTCTTTTTATGCCGCAGATATGACGCAGACAGGCAAAAATCTAAGTCACATATCGGCGGGGCACCTTGTGTTTTCCCTCTTTCTTATTTGCCTATCCGCCTTTGCCGGCGGGGCTTTGTTTATCGTGCTCAGCAGCACAGATGCTATCGCACAGCTGATAAAATATGCCACAGATATTGCCGATGGACAGACGGCATCTCTGCAACCCGTTTTAAGGAAAAATCCATGGAAAACACTCGCGCAACGGATAAGCCGGATTGATACAGCCCTTGTAAACTTGCAGCAGGCGGAGCGGCGGCTGCGCACCGAACTGATGCCTGTTTTTGACAATATAAACGTCGGGATTATCCTTACGGACGATCAGGGATGCATCAAACGAATGAATCATTTGGCCGCCACCCTTTCTGGATGGGGTAAAAAAGAGGCGGTCGATCGGGATCTATCCGATGTTTTTGTCATTCAGGACATGCAGAGCGGCCAATATCTGCCATCGCCCATTATGCGGGCCATGGAGGAGAAACATTTCGAAGAAAACAACAATACCACGTTGTTCATTGCCCGCGACACAATGACGTTCAATATCACCTATTCCTGTACCAGAATCGATCTTGATCTCGACGGCGAGCCGAATCATGAATATATCGTTATTTTTGAGGATATCACAGATCGATGCGCGTTGAGCACCAGTCTTGAAGAAAACAAAACCCGATACAATGAGATCATAAACAAACTGCCTGTGTCCTTCTTCATCTGTGATTTACAGGGCCATATTATCGATGTCAATGATACCGCAGAATCAATGTTCGGATATACACGGACGGAACTCCTGGCCACGTCCTTGGGAGAGCTTCTTTCCAGTGAGATTCCCTACGATGCGGCGCATGTCGCTGCCTTATTCAAAGCCTGTAAAAATGACAGCGTGCTGGAAATGGAGTGGCTTGCCAAAACAAAAACCGGTGAAACACTGTGGACGATGCTGCAGCTGTACAAAAGTCAGCTGGCAGGCTCTGATGTGATTACCGTCACGATGAACGATATCAGCAAAAGAAAACAGGCCATTACAGCCATGGAATCACGCATTGTGGCTTTGACCAGGCCTCTCTCTGCCGACGCGCCACTTCACATTGATGATCTATTCAATACTAAAGACTTACAGAAGATGCAGGATCATTTTTCCGAAGCAGTACGTGCGGCATCGGCCATTTTCGACTGCAACGGAACACCGATAACCGGGGCTTCTAATTTCACACAGTTCTGCAAACTGATACGCAGCTCCGAACAAGGACGTGCCAGATGTGCGAGTTCTAATGCACAGATAACGACATGTTCCGCAGCACGTTGTTCTAGCGGTGGCTTATGGCATGCCTGGGCACCCATTACTGTAGGAGGCAGGTTGATAGCCAACTGGCGGATCGGCCAGGTACGTGATGAATCCTGCTCTGATGAACGCGTGGTATCCTTTGCTGAGGAAATTGGTGTCGACCCCGATGAGCTTCTCAAGGCGTTTCATGAAGTACCCTGTATGAGTCGCAGTCAATTCCAGATGGTTGTAGAAGCGCTTGAAGCGTTTACAAATCAGCTGTCCACCATCGCATATCAGAATGTTCAGCAGGCGCGGTTTATCGCTGAACGAAAACGCGCGGAAGATGATCTGCGTACCACTCTGAATTCTATCGGGGATGCGGTGATTGTCACTGATCCCTCCGGATGTATCACGACCATGAATCCTGTGGCGGAACAGTTGACGGGATGGCTGAAAAGGGAGGCTCTGGGACAGTCCATTACAAAAGTGATGAACATGGTTGATCCGGTCACTCGGGCTCCCCGTCCTTGTCCCGCGCCCTGTGGACAGGCTGTCATGCATCAGGAACACTCGGAGCAGGAGGCGGCACGCTGCCTGCTGCTTTCACGGGACGGGTCGGAATACTGCATTGCTGATTCCGCATCGCTCATCCAGGCGCGTCCAACAAGTCCTGTACTGGGCGTGGTAATCGTTTTTCGTGATATTACGGCAGAAGACGCGTTGCAGAAACGGCTTCAGCAAAATCGTAAAATGGAAGCACTGGGACAACTTGCGGGCGGCATTGCCCATGACTTTAATAACATGCTGGGCGGTATCCTCAGCTCGGTGGACATTTTGCAGAAACATGTCCACTCTGAACAGGGCAGGAAGTTTTTGGGTCTGATCGACGATGCCGCTACGGAGGCCGCCGACCTGACAAGTAAAATGCTGGTTTTCAGCCGCAGCAGCCCCGTTGATTTTACCCCGACGGATCTTAATCAAGTCATCGTCGATACCGTAGAAATCGCACGACATGGAATAAGTAAGGATATCGGGCTGCATACCGAACTGCTCACGGATCAGCACACGATCAATGGCGATGCATCGCTGCTGCAGACGCTGTTTCTCAATCTGTGCATTAACGCCAGCCAGGCTATCGGTCGTGTTGGCCATATCCATATCCGCACGCAGCTCGTTGAACTGGAAGATGCGTTCTGTAAAAACAGTCCCTTTGATCTGATTCCGGGTAAGTATATTGTATGCGAGGTGCATGATGATGGCATGGGCATTGAAAGCAAAGACATGGATCACCTCTTTGAGCCGTTCTTTTCCACAAAGAAAATGGGGAAAGGCACCGGTCTGGGACTGTCTACCGTGTATGGCATCATCAAACAGCATCATGGTATGATCACGGCCTTCAGCGTGCCCTCTGAGGGGTCGGTTTTTAAAACCTATTTCCCGTTGATATCATCCGTGGCCGTCGCGCCGCCGATGCCGTCAGAATACGCCACCTACGATGATTGTACGATCCTGGTAATCGACGATGATAAAATTATCAGGGCAACAAACGAGGCTATTCTGGAAGATATGGGCTATCATGTTCTGTTGGCGGACAGCGGGGAAAGCGGCGTGAAGGTCTTCGAACAGAATCACCGGCAACTTGATGCGGTGGTGCTGGACATGATTATGCCCGGGATGACCGGAAGAGACTGTTTTGAACAGATGGCAAAAATCGACCCGGATGTTCCCGTCATTCTGTCTTCAGGTTTTACCAGCGATATCAATATCAGGGCTATGCAGGATCAGGGCCTTTTTGAAACCATTGTCAAACCCTGCCCGAGCAAACGGCTTGGAGAAATTATCGCCAGAGCAGTTACGGCCCGGCGCAGTCACCCCCTCACGTAA